One Clavelina lepadiformis chromosome 1, kaClaLepa1.1, whole genome shotgun sequence genomic region harbors:
- the LOC143451925 gene encoding ras-related protein Rab-9A-like, with protein sequence MSKQPRVLKVVLIGDGGVGKSSIMNRFITGEFDAQSYHTIGVEFLTKNMTVDGEQYTLQIWDTAGQERFKSLRTPFYRGADCCVLTYAVNDAQSFHNLEIWKNEFIYYADISPDHSKKFPFLIVGNKVDVDSNEIEINQTDVENWCKNNGGYPHIETSAKDSTNVERCFITAIRKTVTMQLHSGEASFSNLASEMPTVSLSTKNSDSKNKCC encoded by the exons ATGAGTAAACAACCCAGGGTGCTCAAGGTTGTTTTGATTGGGGATGGTGGTGTGGGAAAAAGTTCTATTATGAATCGTTTCATAACCGGTGAATTTGATGCTCAATCTTACCATACCATCG GAGTTGAGTTCCTAACAAAGAACATGACAGTCGACGGAGAGCAATACACTTTACAAATTTGGGACACAGCTGGCCAGGAAAGATTTAAGAGTTTGAGAACACCATTTTATCGAGGTGCAGACTGCTGTGTCCTTACATATGCGGTCAATGATGCACAGAGTTTTCATAATCTggaaatttggaaaaatgaatttatttacTATGCTGACATATCCCCTGATCACTCAAAGAAATTTCCATTTCTGATCGTTGGTAACAAAGTTGATGTGGATTCAAACGAAATAGAAATCAATCAAACTGATGTAGAAAACTGGTGTAAAAACAATGGTGGATATCCTCACATAGAAACTAGTGCTAAAGATTCTACAAACGTTGAACGTTGTTTCATTACTGCCATACGCAAAACTGTAACCATGCAATTACACAGTGGTGAAGCCAGCTTCAGCAATCTTGCATCAGAAATGCCAACTGTCAGTTTGAGCACGAAGAATAGTGACTCGAAGAATAAATGTTGCTAA
- the LOC143455499 gene encoding thioredoxin domain-containing protein 9-like yields MENMLENQLMQAAQVVEQQLDAEINRLDNMDEDELEKIRERRVQAMKKAQVQNQEWASNGHGIYSELSSEKDFFDICKQSKNVVCHFYKNTTFRCKILDSHISTLAQKHMETKFIKLDVEKAPFLTQRLGIRVIPTMGLIRDGKTKGYIVGFTDLGNCDDFSTEMLEWRLGCSEIINYKGDLATPPDNRKTGTSSTNAVGSKSKTIRGHDDDDSDSDFEE; encoded by the exons atggaaaacatGTTAGAAAATCAATTAATGCAGGCAGCACAAGTTGTGGAACAGCAACTTGATGCTGAAATAAACAGACTGGATAACATGGATGAAGATGAACTGGAAAAGATCAGAGAAAGGCGGGTACAAGCAATGAAGAAAGCCCAAGTTCAGAATCAG GAATGGGCTAGCAACGGTCATGGCATTTATAGTGAATTGTCTtctgaaaaagatttttttgatatatgcaagcaaagtaaaaatgttgtctgtcatttttacaaaaacactaCTTTCAG atGTAAGATACTCGATAGTCATATCTCCACGCTTGCTCAGAAGCATATGGAAACTAAATTTATCAAGCTAGATGTAGAAAAGGCACCGTTCTTGACGCAAAGGCTTGGCATAAGGGTCATACCTACCATGGGCCTCATCAGAGATGGGAAAACTAAG GGTTATATTGTTGGTTTCACTGATCTTGGAAATTGTGATGATTTTTCAACTGAAATGTTGGAGTGGAGATTGGGATGCAGTGAAATCATCAACTACAAAGGTGATCTGGCAACACCTCCTGATAACCGCAAGACTGGGACATCTTCCACAAATGCTGTGGGCAGCAAATCAAAAACTATCAGAGGACATGATGATGATGACAGTGATTCAGATTTTGAAGAATGA
- the LOC143455516 gene encoding malignant T-cell-amplified sequence 1-like: MFRKFDENENISSTNQIKSSVQRQIRAAVIEQMPEIESYLQEIWPKKENAKIIKCHDHIEILTVGNQTLFFKQRDSPWYPTLRLLHKYPFILPRQQVDRGAIKFVLSGANIMCPGLTSPGAKLNNDIGNNSVVAVHAEGKQTALAIGLMKLSPEDILKVNKGIGIETIHYLNDGLWHLKVSR, translated from the exons ATGTTTCGCAA GTtcgatgaaaatgaaaatatttcctcAACAAACCAAATTAAAAGTTCAGTGCAACGGCAAATACGTGCAGCAGTTATAGAACAAATGCCAGAAATTGAATCATATTTGCAAgaaatttggccaaaaaaagaaaatgcaaagATCATTAAGTG cCATGACCATATAGAAATTCTAACTGTTGGCAACCAAACcttgttttttaaacaaagagaTAGCCCTTGGTATCCAACTTTGCGATTGTTACACAAAT ATCCTTTCATCTTACCCAGACAGCAGGTTGACAGAGGTGCAATTAAGTTTGTCTTGAGTGGAGCAAACATTATGTGTCCTGGTCTCACTTCTCCTGGCGCTAAACTAAATAATGATATTGGAAACAATTCTGTTGTG GCCGTGCATGCAGAAGGGAAGCAGACTGCATTGGCTATAGGTCTTATGAAGTTGAGCCCTGAAGATAT ATTGAAAGTGAATAAGGGCATTGGGATCGAGACCATTCATTATTTAAATGATGGTTTGTGGCATCTGAAAGTGTCAAGATGA
- the LOC143455473 gene encoding NADH dehydrogenase [ubiquinone] iron-sulfur protein 3, mitochondrial-like isoform X1 yields MFLVRSCTRLARSRASYCAQSLGHLLKDGTKLNSFSKSDYSSDVTPPTDQIPAVRASSSIVRQKLLEFGDYVAECLPKYVQQVQLTYTNELEVMIDPEYIIPVITFLRDNTLCQFTNLSDLTAVDVPTRPCRFEIVYNFLSIPYNQRIRVKTYTNELTALDSICEVHPGANWYEREVWDMYGVFFRNHPDLRRILTDYGFDGHPFRKDFPLTGYYEIRFDDEQQRIVRDPVELAQEFRKFDLSSPWEVFPNYRQTPELPSPPEVSSEEEKK; encoded by the exons ATGTTCTTAGTTCGCTCTTGCACTCGTCTAGCTCGCAGTCGAGCAAGTTACTGTGCCCAAA GCCTAGGTCATCTGCTTAAGGATGGCACAAAATTAAACAGCTTCAGCAAAAGTGATTATTCATCAGATGTTACTCCTCCCACAGATCAAATTC CTGCAGTGCGTGCTTCGTCTTCCATTGTAAGGCAAAAATTACTGGAGTTCGGAGATTATGTTGCTGAGTGTCTTCCAAAATATGTACAGCAG GTACAATTGACATACACAAATGAGCTAGAAGTCATGATCGATCCTGAATATATTATTCctgtaattacatttttgaGAGACAATACGCTTTGTCAATTTACCAACCTCAGTGATTTGACTGCAGTGGATGTTCCAACTCGTCCGTGCAGATTTGAG ATTGTCTACAATTTTTTATCTATTCCATACAACCAGAGGATTCGTGTAAAAACATATACTAATGAACTAACTGCACTAGATTCAATCTGCGAGGTCCATCCTGGTGCAAACTGGTATGAGCGCGAG GTGTGGGATATGTATGGGGTATTCTTCAGAAATCATCCTGATTTGAGAAGAATTTTAACCGATTATGGGTTTGATGGCCATCCATTTAGAAAAGATTTTCCACTGACAGGATATTATGAA ATTCGGTTTGATGACGAGCAACAAAGAATTGTTCGAGATCCCGTTGAGTTGGCTCAAGAGTTCAGGAAGTTTGACTTGTCTAGTCCATGGGAAGTTTTTCCAAACTATCGTCAGACGCCTGAACTTCCAAGTCCACCTGAAGTTTCATCAGAAGAGGAAAAGAAATGA
- the LOC143455473 gene encoding NADH dehydrogenase [ubiquinone] iron-sulfur protein 3, mitochondrial-like isoform X2: MFLVRSCTRLARSRASYCAQSHLLKDGTKLNSFSKSDYSSDVTPPTDQIPAVRASSSIVRQKLLEFGDYVAECLPKYVQQVQLTYTNELEVMIDPEYIIPVITFLRDNTLCQFTNLSDLTAVDVPTRPCRFEIVYNFLSIPYNQRIRVKTYTNELTALDSICEVHPGANWYEREVWDMYGVFFRNHPDLRRILTDYGFDGHPFRKDFPLTGYYEIRFDDEQQRIVRDPVELAQEFRKFDLSSPWEVFPNYRQTPELPSPPEVSSEEEKK; encoded by the exons ATGTTCTTAGTTCGCTCTTGCACTCGTCTAGCTCGCAGTCGAGCAAGTTACTGTGCCCAAA GTCATCTGCTTAAGGATGGCACAAAATTAAACAGCTTCAGCAAAAGTGATTATTCATCAGATGTTACTCCTCCCACAGATCAAATTC CTGCAGTGCGTGCTTCGTCTTCCATTGTAAGGCAAAAATTACTGGAGTTCGGAGATTATGTTGCTGAGTGTCTTCCAAAATATGTACAGCAG GTACAATTGACATACACAAATGAGCTAGAAGTCATGATCGATCCTGAATATATTATTCctgtaattacatttttgaGAGACAATACGCTTTGTCAATTTACCAACCTCAGTGATTTGACTGCAGTGGATGTTCCAACTCGTCCGTGCAGATTTGAG ATTGTCTACAATTTTTTATCTATTCCATACAACCAGAGGATTCGTGTAAAAACATATACTAATGAACTAACTGCACTAGATTCAATCTGCGAGGTCCATCCTGGTGCAAACTGGTATGAGCGCGAG GTGTGGGATATGTATGGGGTATTCTTCAGAAATCATCCTGATTTGAGAAGAATTTTAACCGATTATGGGTTTGATGGCCATCCATTTAGAAAAGATTTTCCACTGACAGGATATTATGAA ATTCGGTTTGATGACGAGCAACAAAGAATTGTTCGAGATCCCGTTGAGTTGGCTCAAGAGTTCAGGAAGTTTGACTTGTCTAGTCCATGGGAAGTTTTTCCAAACTATCGTCAGACGCCTGAACTTCCAAGTCCACCTGAAGTTTCATCAGAAGAGGAAAAGAAATGA
- the LOC143447928 gene encoding uncharacterized protein LOC143447928 isoform X1 — MLPKPAVGFLILAVIVMQVSSRSIPAKLQFKNYYGETPAVTQNYEANRSGFEADAVIQSFDQSRTTDNAEESGKGKESGSVEESGNGEESGSGEDNGSVEESGSGEESGSGEESGRGEDSGSGEDSGSVEESGSGEDSGSVEESGSGEDSGSVEDSGSGEDSGSGGQLGALAFEVAILRGGRDCNVNQFRSPGPSQAPFKKI, encoded by the exons ATGTTGCCCAAACCCGCAGTAGGCTTTCTCATTCTTGCTGTTATTGTAATGCAAGTTTCTTCCCGAAGCATTCCAGCTAAACTTCAATTCAAGAATTATTATGG CGAAACACCAGCAGTGACGCAGAATTATGAAGCAAATAGAAGTGGGTTCGAAGCGGATGCGGTCATACAAAG CTTTGACCAATCAAGAACAACGGACAACGCTGAAGAAAGCGGCAAAGGAAAAGAGAGTGGGAGCGTTGAAGAAAGTGGGAACGGTGAAGAAAGCGGGAGCGGAGAAGACAACGGGAGCGTTGAAGAAAGTGGGAGCGGTGAAGAAAGTGGGAGCGGTGAAGAAAGCGGGAGGGGAGAAGACAGCGGGAGCGGAGAAGACAGTGGGAGCGTTGAAGAAAGTGGGAGCGGAGAAGACAGTGGGAGCGTTGAAGAAAGTGGGAGCGGAGAAGACAGTGGGAGCGTTGAAGACAGCGGTAGCGGTGAAGACAGCGGGAGCGGAGGTCAACTGGGAGCGCTTGCTTTCGAAGTTGC AATTCTTCGGGGTGGAAGGGATTGTAACGTCAATCAGTTTAG GTCCCCTGGACCAAGCCAAGCCCCATTTAAGAAGATTTAA
- the LOC143447928 gene encoding uncharacterized protein LOC143447928 isoform X2 yields the protein MLPKPAVGFLILAVIVMQVSSRSIPAKLQFKNYYGETPAVTQNYEANRSGFEADAVIQSFDQSRTTDNAEESGKGKESGSVEESGNGEESGSGEDNGSVEESGSGEESGSGEESGRGEDSGSGEDSGSVEESGSGEDSGSVEESGSGEDSGSVEDSGSGEDSGSGGQLGALAFEVASPGPSQAPFKKI from the exons ATGTTGCCCAAACCCGCAGTAGGCTTTCTCATTCTTGCTGTTATTGTAATGCAAGTTTCTTCCCGAAGCATTCCAGCTAAACTTCAATTCAAGAATTATTATGG CGAAACACCAGCAGTGACGCAGAATTATGAAGCAAATAGAAGTGGGTTCGAAGCGGATGCGGTCATACAAAG CTTTGACCAATCAAGAACAACGGACAACGCTGAAGAAAGCGGCAAAGGAAAAGAGAGTGGGAGCGTTGAAGAAAGTGGGAACGGTGAAGAAAGCGGGAGCGGAGAAGACAACGGGAGCGTTGAAGAAAGTGGGAGCGGTGAAGAAAGTGGGAGCGGTGAAGAAAGCGGGAGGGGAGAAGACAGCGGGAGCGGAGAAGACAGTGGGAGCGTTGAAGAAAGTGGGAGCGGAGAAGACAGTGGGAGCGTTGAAGAAAGTGGGAGCGGAGAAGACAGTGGGAGCGTTGAAGACAGCGGTAGCGGTGAAGACAGCGGGAGCGGAGGTCAACTGGGAGCGCTTGCTTTCGAAGTTGC GTCCCCTGGACCAAGCCAAGCCCCATTTAAGAAGATTTAA
- the LOC143447928 gene encoding uncharacterized protein LOC143447928 isoform X3, protein MLPKPAVGFLILAVIVMQVSSRSIPAKLQFKNYYGETPAVTQNYEANRSGFEADAVIQSFDQSRTTDNAEESGKGKESGSVEESGNGEESGSGEDNGSVEESGSGEESGSGEESGRGEDSGSGEDSGSVEESGSGEDSGSVEESGSGEDSGSVEDSGSGEDSGSGGQLGALAFEVPWTKPSPI, encoded by the exons ATGTTGCCCAAACCCGCAGTAGGCTTTCTCATTCTTGCTGTTATTGTAATGCAAGTTTCTTCCCGAAGCATTCCAGCTAAACTTCAATTCAAGAATTATTATGG CGAAACACCAGCAGTGACGCAGAATTATGAAGCAAATAGAAGTGGGTTCGAAGCGGATGCGGTCATACAAAG CTTTGACCAATCAAGAACAACGGACAACGCTGAAGAAAGCGGCAAAGGAAAAGAGAGTGGGAGCGTTGAAGAAAGTGGGAACGGTGAAGAAAGCGGGAGCGGAGAAGACAACGGGAGCGTTGAAGAAAGTGGGAGCGGTGAAGAAAGTGGGAGCGGTGAAGAAAGCGGGAGGGGAGAAGACAGCGGGAGCGGAGAAGACAGTGGGAGCGTTGAAGAAAGTGGGAGCGGAGAAGACAGTGGGAGCGTTGAAGAAAGTGGGAGCGGAGAAGACAGTGGGAGCGTTGAAGACAGCGGTAGCGGTGAAGACAGCGGGAGCGGAGGTCAACTGGGAGCGCTTGCTTTCGAA GTCCCCTGGACCAAGCCAAGCCCCATTTAA
- the LOC143447912 gene encoding hydroxyacyl-coenzyme A dehydrogenase, mitochondrial-like has product MLSQFTKVCRCGIATSAMKQINKVTVIGGGQMGAGIAQVAAAAGDQVTLVDVNDSVLQNSEKTILKSLERVVKKKYAESPEAGSAYIEDIMDRISTNTDVMAASKDVDLVIEAIVENLGVKQELFKKLDGIASSNTIFASNTSSLPIREIAKATNRLDRFGGVHFFNPVPLMKLVEIVKAPETSQATFDTLTKWGKKLGKTTVSCQDTPGFLVNRLLVPYLMEAVRLYERGHGSKEDIDVAMKLGASYPMGPFELADYVGLDTCKFIIDGWSELEPDNPLFKPSPLLNELVAEGKLGRKSGEGFYTYKK; this is encoded by the exons ATGTTGTCTCAATTTACAAAAGTTTGTCGTTGTGGTATTGCTACATCTGCTATGAAACAGATTAATAAAGTCACAG TGATTGGTGGTGGGCAGATGGGTGCTGGGATCGCTCAAGTTGCAGCTGCTGCGGGTGATCAGGTTACGCTTGTTGATGTCAATGACTCGGTTTTACAGAATTCCGAAAAAACTATACTGAAAAGTTTGGAAAGAGTTGTCAAAAAGAAATATGCTGAAAGTCCCGAA GCTGGTAGTGCTTACATAGAAGATATTATGGACAGGATCTCAACCAACACAGATGTTATGGCTGCTTCTAAAGACGTTGATCTTGTTATAGAAGCAATAGTAGAGAATCTTGGAGTTAAACAAGAGCTTTTTAAGAAGCTAGATGGAATAGCTTCTTC GAATACAATTTTTGCTTCCAATACTTCCTCACTTCCGATTCGGGAAATAGCAAAAGCAACTAACCGATTAGACAG ATTTGGTGGAGTTCATTTCTTTAATCCAGTTCCATTGATGAAATTAGTTGAAATAGTAAAGGCACCAGAAACGAGTCAGGCCACATTCGACACACTTACTAAATGGGGAAAGAAATTGGGAAAAACAACAGTGTCTTGCCAA GACACTCCTGGTTTTTTGGTGAATCGCTTATTAGTTCCCTACTTAATGGAAGCTGTTAGACTGTATGAACGGGGACATGGATCGAAGGAGGACATTGATGTTGCCATGAAACTCGGAGCCAGTTATCCGATGGGTCCATTTGAACTTGCAGACTATGTTGGTTTAGACACTTGCAAGTTCATCATTGATG GTTGGAGTGAACTGGAGCCTGACAACCCACTTTTCAAACCAAGCCCACTTCTAAATGAATTAGTTGCCGAAGGAAAACTTGGACGGAAGAGTGGAGAAGGTTTTTATACctacaagaaataa
- the LOC143447862 gene encoding PGAP2-interacting protein-like: MAESLIYESVIGYAFWCLVHHLGPMIWFYPLNELEISGYEIFALVIFSPVLFTCGSGLRSILKSSTGLAALLMILIGGCASFQAETTLSRLIILSAGIASAYVLQCALWWQDDIEKRKLSFWSFTIGFMAMVASKIWYVSISPMWNDYVTNKVLITFLTLAAVAKVMVEWMTLSAKPSTLKQSGDTVKTESKVKTKKQSCLGPSLAYGATCFVLHAIFGEVSVVCRYAVQGYPNTGPLPNPWGGLILVMLTAGLFLSMHTTLPENKLWSACGIASSMGLMFLPTWWAYGCGTFLALYIMSVWPSICEKMVACESPGKSLMIGNATYLAGILAMIWCTAYNFVPLGELARERTYIVIAVMMPQIAICATKQSSCGNLLTISLEMPEKKYYVISRDQPTSDKPSKDAALGKIIKKYLFAIALLGLVGFHYRNHIMPTYSSSLKPELPNSKKEFSALIWTFHFGYDNEGWPSLDRAASLLNHTGADVITLLESDASKPYLGNKDIAMWLGEKLGMYADFGPSTRDHTWGNLLLSKYPIIKSKHHLLPSPEGELAPSVSATVNVSGTPVDFVVTHMGNDRDDIDRRLQAESLANLCDQSENPVVFLGYVTSAPGSRDYKELLSKGRLKDIDSNDKERWCEYIMYRGLTKLGYARISHGGLSDTELQMARWEIKEETGSYKTLTNSKDIPQPHQFNPVFGSYYRGHWYGREHHFHMSTPKYFVKQN, encoded by the exons ATGGCGGAGTCACTGATATACGAATCGGTTATTGGATATGCTTTTTGGTGCCTTGTCCATCACTTGGGTCCAATGATATGGTTTTATCCATTAAATGAGTTGGAAATATCTGGGTATGAAATCTTTGCATTGGTTATTTTCTCCCCTGTGCTGTTTACATGTGGTAGTGGCCTAAGGTCAATTCTAAAAAGTTCAACTGGATTGGCAGCATTATTGATGATATTAATAG GAGGTTGTGCTTCATTTCAAGCTGAAACAACGTTATCTCGCCTTATCATTCTCTCAGCTGGCATTGCATCAGCttatgttttacaatgtgCCCTCTGGTGGCAGGACGATATAGAGAAACGAAAACTTTCGTTTTGGTCTTTTACTATTGGCTTCATGGCCATGGTTGCTTCAAAAATATG GTATGTTTCGATATCACCGATGTGGAATGATTATGTGACCAACAAAGTTTTGATAACATTTCTTACCCTGGCTGCTGTTGCAAAAGTTATGGTAGAATGGATGACGTTGTCCGCAAAACCAAGCACTTTGAAACAATCTGGTGACACGGTTAAAACTGAATCGAAAGTCAAAACTAA AAAGCAATCATGTCTGGGCCCAAGTCTTGCCTATGGGGCCACATGTTTTGTCCTGCATGCAATTTTTGGGGAGGTGTCGGTTGTATGTCGCTATGCAGTTCAAGGTTACCCCAACACCGGACCCCTACCAAATCCATGGGG TGGCTTGATACTTGTTATGCTTACTGCTGGGTTGTTTTTATCAATGCACACAACGTTGCCAGAAAATAAGCTGTGGTCCGCGTGTGGAATAGCTTCCAGTATGGGACTCATGTTTTTACCAACTTGGTGGGCGTACGGTTGTG GTACTTTCTTGGCTTTATATATCATGTCAGTATGGCCAtcaatttgtgaaaaaatggTGGCATGTGAGTCTCCAGGAAAATCTTTGATGATTGGTAATGCAACATACTTGGCTGGTATTCTGGCCATGATTTGGTGCACTGCATATAATTTTGTGCCCCTTGGTGAACTAGCAAGAGAAAGGACATATATTGTCATTG cTGTCATGATGCCACAAATTGCCATATGTGCAACCAAACAAAGTTCATGTGGAAATTTGCTAACAATATCCCTTGAAATGCCAGAGAAAAAGTACTATGTTATTTCAAGAGACCAGCCCACATCAGACAAGCCTTCAAAAGATGCTGCTTTGggaaaaattattaaaaaatatttgttcgcAATTGCTTTGCTTGGACTTGTTGGGTTTCATTACAGGAATCATATCATGCCTACATATAGCAGTTCATTAAAACCAG AATTGCCCAATTCCAAAAAAGAATTCTCTGCATTGATTTGGACATTTCATTTTGGTTATGACAATGAGGGATGGCCCAGCTTAGACCGTGCTGCTAGCTTACTCAACCACACTGGCGCTGATGTCATCACACTGCTAGAGTCTGATGCGTCAAAGCCATATCTTG GAAACAAGGACATTGCGATGTGGCTTGGTGAGAAACTGGGTATGTATGCAGATTTTGGACCTTCTACCAGAGATCACACTTGGG GTAATCTTTTGCTGTCAAAGTATCCAATTATTAAATCAAAACATCACCTGCTACCCTCACCTGAAGGAGAACTAGCACCTTCAGTCTCAGCCACTGTGAACGTATCTGGAACCCCAGTGGATTTTGTTGTAACTCATATGGGCAATGACCG CGACGATATAGATAGACGCCTTCAGGCTGAGTCACTGGCAAATCTGTGTGATCAATCTGAAAATCCAGTGGTATTTCTGGGGTACGTGACATCTGCTCCAGGAAGCAGGGATTACAAGGAATTGTTAAGCAAAGGAAGATTGAAAGATATTGATTCAAATGATAAAGAAAGATGGTGTGAGTACATCATGTACAGGGGTCTAACCAA GTTGGGTTATGCCAGAATATCACATGGAGGTCTCAGTGATACTGAACTTCAAATGGCACGATGGGAGATAAAAGAGGAAACTGGCTCGTACAAAACATTGACAAATAGTAAGGACATTCCTCAACCTCACCAGTTCAACCCTGTATTTGGCAGCTACTATAGAGGACATTGGTATGGACGAGAACACCATTTTCATATGAGCActccaaaatattttgtgaagcAGAACTAG
- the LOC143447878 gene encoding histidine--tRNA ligase-like: protein MEKSVIKEEIRKQGEFVRQLKLDKAEKEKIDEEVTKLLALKAQLGEDASSGKFVLKTPKGTRDYNLKQMAIRENVFDTIIKCFKRHGAGTIDTPVFELKETLTNKYGEDSKLIYDLKDQGGEMLSLRYDLTVPFARYMAMNKIQTIKRYHIAKVYRRDNPAMTRGRYREFYQCDIDIAGQYDPMIADAECLRIVYEILSALKLGDFVIKVNDRRMLDGVFAVCGCPDEKFRQACSAVDKLDKLPWEDVKAEMLEKGLTEETADKIGVYVQMSGGQELVEHLLSDKLLMTSKCAMAGLNDIKLLLRYLQIYQLGNKVSFDMSLARGLDYYTGAIFEAVLTGTAVNTNQPRIKGETVGVGSIAGGGRYDNLVGSFDPKGRSVPCVGVSIGVERIFSILEAQLKADGHKTRTNDTEVYVISPQKNFLEERMQIITELWKANIKAEMPYKRNPKLLSQLQTCEERGIPYAVIIASSEKETNTVKLRTIDTREEVSIPRENMVKEIKDRLQICKNNTDQN from the exons ATGGAAAAATCGGTGATTAAAGAAGAAATTCGTAAGCAAGGTGAATTTGTTCGTCAACTTAAATTGGACAAagctgaaaaagaaaag atagaTGAGGAAGTCACAAAACTGCTGGCGCTTAAGGCACAACTTGGAGAGGACGCCTCATCTggcaagtttgttttaaaaactccTAAGGGGACCAGGGACTacaatttgaaacaaatgGCAATCAGAGAAAATGTGTTTGACACTATTATCAAATGCTTCAAACGTCATGGTGCAGGAACAATAGACACCCCCGTATTTGAGTTGAAG GAAACTTTAACTAATAAATATGGTGAAGACAGCAAGCTCATATATGACTTAAAAGACCAAGGAGGCGAAATGCTTTCACTTCGTTATGATTTGACG GTGCCCTTTGCGAGATATATGGCAATGAACAAAATTCAGACAATTAAGCGCTATCATATTGCAAAAGTGTATCGACGTGACAACCCTGCCATGACACGTGGCCGGTATAGAGAGTTTTATCAG tgtgacattgatattgcTGGCCAGTATGATCCAATGATTGCAGATGCGGAATGTCTCAGAATTGTCTATGAAATATTATCAGCTCTCAAGCTGGGTGATTTTGTGATAAAG GTAAACGATCGACGTATGTTGGATGGTGTGTTTGCAGTATGTGGGTGCCCAGATGAGAAGTTTCGGCAGGCATGCTCCGCTGTAGATAAACTAGATAAACTGCCATGGGAGGATGTGAAAGCTGAAATGTTAGAGAAGGGCCTCACTGAAGAAACAGCTGATAAAATTGGTGTTTATGTGCAAATGTCTG GAGGACAAGAGCTTGTCGAACACCTGCTTTCTGATAAATTGCTTATGACAAGCAAATGTGCAATGGCTGGATTAAATGATATTAAGCTACTACTTAgatatttgcaaatttatcaGCTTGGAAACAAG GTATCTTTTGACATGAGCTTAGCTCGGGGTTTGGACTATTACACTGGTGCAATTTTTGAAGCAGTGCTAACTGGCACTGCTGTCAATACAAACCAACCAAGGATTAAAGGGGAAACTGTTGGAGTTGGTTCTATTGCTGGCGGGGGTCGCTATGATAATCTCGTTGGGAGTTTTGATCCAAAAGGAAGATCG GTCCCTTGTGTTGGTGTAAGCATCGGTGTGGAAAGAATATTTTCTATATTGGAGGCGCAGTTGAAAGCAGATGGACACAAGACTAGGACGAATGATACAGAAGTTTATGTTATATCTCCACAGAAAAACTTTCTCGAAGAAAGAATGCAAATAATAACAGAACTATGGAAAGCTAATATAAAG GCTGAAATGCCATATAAGCGTAACCCAAAACTTCTAAGCCAACTCCAAACCTGTGAAGAGCGTGGTATACCTTATGCAGTGATAATTGCAAGCAGCGAGAAAGAGACAAACACTGTTAAACTGCGGACCATTGATACTCGTGAAGAAGTTTCAATTCCCAGAGAAAATATggttaaagaaattaaagaccgtttgcaaatttgtaaaaataacacTGACCAAAACTAA